Genomic segment of Malus domestica chromosome 15, GDT2T_hap1:
CCTGAACGGCGTCGATGCGCCCGGAATATATTCAATAAAGACTTTGCTTGTTAAGGTGACCAACTGactctgcttttgcttttacaaGTGCTGTTGCATTGTGTAAATTGCTTTTCAGCAAAGCAGCTTTTGCCAATTTCCGTTGTGAACTGAGTTTTGCTTAATGTGTACGAAAGTCAGCAACTTGATAGTAGGTATTGCAATTACACACTCATGTAATCCGAACTTgcaaaggtcgtacccagtgcacaaggctcccgctttacgcagggtatgggagaggtgaatgtcggctagccttgcACATGGAAATATTATGTGAATTCTGCGTATGATAATTTATGATCTCAACTGAAATTCGGATTgcaaaatttcatatttttcttttgtttcagaTTGTTGGCAGTGTTACTGCAGTGTCGTCCTCTCTTCTTATTGGAAAGGCAGGGCCCATGGTACATACCGGTGCGTGTGTTGCATCATTGTTGGGTCAGGGAGGATCGAAGAAGCATGGCTTGACATGGAAATGGCTGCGATATTTCAAGAATGATCGCGATCGTAGGGATCTGGTAACGTGTGGAGCAGCTGCTGGAATTGGTGCATCCTTTCGTTCCCCTGTCGGTGGGGTACtctttgcttttgaagaaatgGCATCTTGGTACATCAAGCTCTCTATCTGAACTCGTTTGTTTGGTCATTGCTTTTCATTCATAGTACTAACAAGTTGAATTCTCTTATACTAAACATCCTATACATTTGCATGTCATCACTTTGCATTCGTGACATACGGGTGTAAAATGGatttccaattatatatatattgcatataACCCTAAGTCTTTCCGTTTGTATCAATATTCAATACTTAACCATACATATTGGGATCCAGCGGATTGGCACATTTTATtcaaccaagcttttgttttgtaggtggaGAAGTGCCCTTCTGTGGAGAGCTTTCTTTACAACAGCTGTAATCGCAATTGTGCTTCGAGCTCTGATTGATGTTTGCTACAGCGGAAAATGTGGGCTTTTTGGTACTGGGGGACTGATAATGTTTGATGTCTATTCAGAAAATATATCATATCACATTACCGATGTGCCTCCCGTGCTTCTCCTTGGGTTTTTAGGCGGCATATTGGGCAGCCTATACAATTCTCTATTAACAAAAGTTATCCGAATATACAATATCATCCATGAGTAAGCACTTCAGCTTAGTCACGCATGCACAGATTAGTATTTTCAAAATGTTCTAAAACGCTATATTTGCTGACTGAGATCCCCTTGATGTTTTCCTTTGGCCAGGAGAGGTGTCGTTTATAAAATCCTTATAGCTTGTACAGTCTCCATTTTCACATCTTGTCTTCTTTTTGGATTACCGTGGCTTGCAACTTGTCGACCTTGCCCACGTGATGCAGTAGAAGCCTGCCCTACCATTGGACGGTCTGGTAACTACAAGAAGTTTCAATGTCCTGCTGGTCACTATAATGACCTTGCCAGCCTCATATTTAACACGAATGATGATGCTATTAGAAACCTCTTCAGCAAGAATACTGATTCTGAGTTTCAATATTCCTCGATGATCATATTTTTCGTCACCTGTTTTTTCTTGAGTATCTTTAGCTACGGGGTGGTTGTGCCAGCTGGTCTTTTCGTACCTGTTATTGTGACTGGTGCATCTTATGGGCGTTTTTTCGGAATGCTGGTTGGTAAACACTCGAATCTCAATCACGGTCTATATGCTGTGCTGGGTGCTGCTGCTCTTCTTGGTGGAACCATGAGGATGACGGTCTCTCTATGTGTGATTATTCTGGAATTGACCAATAATCTGTTATTGCTGCCATTAATAATGGTGGTTCTTCTTGTTTCAAAGACAACGGCGGATGCTTTCAATAGCAATATATATGATCTTATTATGAAAGCAAAGGGTCTTCCCTATCTGGAAAGTCATGTTGAACCATATATGCGGCAGCTGACAGTAGCGGATGTAGTAACAGGGCCACTTCAACTATTTCAAGGCATTGAGAAGGTTGGTAACATAGTACACGTCCTCCGTACTACAGGGCATAATGGGTTCCCTGTGATTGATGAGCCTCCGCTTTCTGAAACGCCCGTTTTGTTTGGTATAGTCCTCCGTGCCCATCTTATTGAATTGCTGAAGAAGAAAGCATTCGTGTCCAACCCAGTTCTGGCGAGCAACGATTCTTTTAAACTCTTCTCATCAGTGGATTTTGCCAAGAGGGGTTCAGGCAAAGGGGACAAGATAGAAGATATAGAACTGACCGAGGAAGAGATGGAAATGTTCATCGACTTGCATCCCTTTACTAATACTTCACCTTACACTGTTGTGGAAACGATGTCACTGGCAAAGGCTCTTATACTTTTCCGAGAAGTTGGCTTAAGGCACCTTCTAGTGATACCCAAGCTGTCCAACGTAAGTGCAAATTCCTTGAAGTTTTTGTAGCTAACATCACGATCTTATGCTAAATTGCTAATTATTTTATAGCA
This window contains:
- the LOC103400064 gene encoding putative chloride channel-like protein CLC-g, translating into MFINGNTNASLNAAEDPESITAPLISRQRYAPNSTSQVALVGANVRPIESLDYEILEDEFFKQDWRSCGKAHVLQYIFMKWVSCFLVGIVVGLIAFCNNLAVENIAGIKFVVTSNMMLQRRFWLAFAVFFFSNLGLTFFAVVVTAFVAPAAAGSGIPEVKAYLNGVDAPGIYSIKTLLVKIVGSVTAVSSSLLIGKAGPMVHTGACVASLLGQGGSKKHGLTWKWLRYFKNDRDRRDLVTCGAAAGIGASFRSPVGGVLFAFEEMASWWRSALLWRAFFTTAVIAIVLRALIDVCYSGKCGLFGTGGLIMFDVYSENISYHITDVPPVLLLGFLGGILGSLYNSLLTKVIRIYNIIHERGVVYKILIACTVSIFTSCLLFGLPWLATCRPCPRDAVEACPTIGRSGNYKKFQCPAGHYNDLASLIFNTNDDAIRNLFSKNTDSEFQYSSMIIFFVTCFFLSIFSYGVVVPAGLFVPVIVTGASYGRFFGMLVGKHSNLNHGLYAVLGAAALLGGTMRMTVSLCVIILELTNNLLLLPLIMVVLLVSKTTADAFNSNIYDLIMKAKGLPYLESHVEPYMRQLTVADVVTGPLQLFQGIEKVGNIVHVLRTTGHNGFPVIDEPPLSETPVLFGIVLRAHLIELLKKKAFVSNPVLASNDSFKLFSSVDFAKRGSGKGDKIEDIELTEEEMEMFIDLHPFTNTSPYTVVETMSLAKALILFREVGLRHLLVIPKLSNRTPVVGILTRHDFMPEHILSLHPMLVSSRWKRLRFQLPPPPKLI